One genomic segment of Pongo abelii isolate AG06213 chromosome 13, NHGRI_mPonAbe1-v2.0_pri, whole genome shotgun sequence includes these proteins:
- the SPAAR gene encoding small regulatory polypeptide of amino acid response, producing MGAKAPRGPKVAQWAMETAVIGVVVVLFVVTVAITCVLCCFSCDSRAQDPQGGPGRSFTVATFRQEASLFTGPVRHAQLVPSAQDFWTFM from the coding sequence ATGGGAGCAAAGGCTCCGAGAGGACCTAAGGTTGCTCAGTGGGCCATGGAAACGGCAGTGATtggcgtggtggtggtgctgtTCGTGGTGACTGTGGCCATCACCTGCGTCCTCTGCTGCTTCAGCTGTGACTCGAGGGCCCAGGATCCTCAGGGGGGCCCTGGCCGCAGCTTCACGGTGGCCACGTTTCGCCAGGAAGCTTCTCTCTTCACGGGGCCTGttcgccatgcccagctagtgcCAAGTGCCCAGGACTTCTGGACCTTCATGTGA
- the HRCT1 gene encoding histidine-rich carboxyl terminus protein 1, with protein MLGLLGSTALVGWITGTAVAVLLLLLLLATCLFHGRQDCDVERNRTAAGGNRVRRAQPWPFRRRGHLGIFHHHRHPGHVSHVPNVGLHHHHHPRHTPHHLHHHHHHHHPHRHHPRHAR; from the coding sequence ATGCTGGGCCTCCTGGGGAGCACGGCCCTTGTGGGATGGATCACAGGCACTGCTGTGGCAGtcctgctgctactgctgctgctggccACCTGCCTTTTCCACGGACGGCAGGACTGTGACGTGGAGAGGAACCGTACAGCTGCAGGGGGAAACCGAGTCCGCCGGGCCCAGCCTTGGCCCTTCCGGCGGCGGGGCCACCTGGGAATCTTTCATCATCACCGTCATCCTGGCCACGTATCTCACGTGCCGAACGTgggcctccaccaccaccaccacccccgccacacccctcaccacctccaccaccaccaccaccaccaccacccccaccgcCACCATCCCCGCCACGCTCGCTGA